GCGCGGGTTGTTCCCTGGCCCGATATCAGCAGATCGTTGCCATCCCCGCCATAGAGGTAATCCACATCCGCCGTAATCCAGTCATCGCCGCCGTTCAGCGTATCATTGCCAGCGTCGCCATAGAGCCTATCAGAGGCGTTCGAACCGGTGATCTCATCATCGCCATCGCCGCCCGATGCCGTATCGTCGCCAACCGTCTGGCTGCCGATAGTACCGGTATTGATGACATCGTTCCCTGCGCCACCAGTGATGCTGTCATCACCGACACCACCTTCCAGATGGTCATCGGCCTGGCCGCCTTGCAGCGTGTCGTCGCCGGCCTCACCAAACAGCTGATCGCCACGATGCTGGTGATCTGCGCGGGTTGTTCCCTGGCCCGATATCAGCAGATCGTTGCCATCCCCGCCATAGAGGTAATCCACATCCGCCGTGGAATAATCTTCTCCGCCGTTCAGTGTATCATTGCCAGCGTCGCCATAGAGCCAGTCGTCGCCGTTCGAGCCGATCAGCTGGTCGTCCCCGTCACCGCCACTGGCGGTATCTCGGCCGTATCCGTTGGATGCAGCACCTCCGGTAAAGATGACATCGCTACCCGCTCCACCGGTGATGCTGTCATCGTCGGTACCACCTTCCAGCGTATCGTTTCCACCATCACCAATTAAAGTATCATTGCTATCGAAGCCCTCTAGGTGATCATTAAACCCAGTCCCAATGATTTCGTCACTGGTTGCCGTTTGATCATCACCTGCGAGACTTACACCTCCATTTTTCGTGAACTCAAGCTGAATGGTCTCGTACCCACCGAGGTCGAAATCTAGCAAACCGTCAACTGTCGCGCCTTCAAGGTCACGACGGGTTCTGGCCTCCAGCATCCCGTCAGCATCTTTGGCAAGCGGATCGCCGTTTGCAGTGACTTTCAGAACCGTTCCGTGCAGGTGGTATCCGCTGTTCAGGAGCTGTCCGAAGTCAGCATTGATCGTTGTTGTGCTGCCTACGCCGGAAGAAAAATAGACAACGACCTTGTCGTCAGAGGTGTAGGTGAAGGTATATCCTACATTATGGCCCGCCGTGTTCTGAAAAAGAACATCGTTAGTCGTAAAGTTGCCATTCCCGTCGGCATCAACCAGTTCAGTTCCTACCAGCGCGTTCTTCATCATCCGAAACAGCAGGCCTGTCGGAGTAAAGGTGTCTTCGTCTTTCTGCGCAATGGTTCCATCGCTATCGCCAAGTGCTTGTGTTGTGAAAACGGAGGCAACATCGACACCGGCACTGATCATATCGGAAAATAGACGCACGAACATGGGAGCTCGTTCCAGCCCCGTGATTTCGCCTTTTCCTTCATCCGCTCTGACGTTCCATTCGGTTGTGACAATTTTCAGAGCATTGGTCCCGGTGACATTCCAGCCATCTTCTCTCAAGCGTCCGATTCTGGTCGAAGCAACAAGGCTATCAGGAAAATCAAAGATAGTAGCGCTACGAACAGGCTGGTAAAAATGATCTACGATACCGTCAATTTGGGCCAGTTGAGCTTGTGTGAAAACGCTCAGGAATTCCACATTGTCTTTTATCCCATTGCGATCGCTGTCTTGACTGCCAAGTTGACTGCTCTGGATATAGATATCGGGTCGGTTTATAGGTTGGACATCAGCACGAACCTCTGCCACCCAAACGGCGATGGATTTCTGCACATGGGCAAACTCTGCCGGGGTCCAGTTAAAGTCGTCATCGAACCACTCGTTGCCAATTTCGAAGGCGTGAATATCAATGTTTCCATATTCGCCGGTCAGGACATCGCGGATAAAACCTTTGATTACAGCCTCAGCTGCTGGATCAATGGAGCGCGTGTTTTGATCAAAGTAGCGCCAGGTCGGAATGGCAACTATAGGGCTGATGTTGTTTGCATCTGCATAGGCAAAAAATTCTGAGAGAGAAACAAAGTCGTTAATGGCTGGTTGACCAGCATTATCTCCAAAAAGGGCAATTGGCCTGCGCTCGTCAGGATTCGCGAGGTCAAAGAACTTTTCCATATGAGAGCCACCGGGAAATCGCAAATATTGCAGGTCTAGCCGCTCCACGAGCTGTGCAACATCATCGCTCGGGTCAACCGTCTGCGCTCCGCGGTTCTCAAACCCCGATCCAAAGTGCTCCTCTGAAACAGGATTGGCAAACCGCGCACCGGCCAAAGAGTAAGTATAGTTAACAGTCCCAGACATCATTCACCTTTTTTCCTAGGAGGCATCGACGGCACTCGACGGCGCGGCAACGGCTTTGTTGCTCCAGTCGGTTGAAGGGCAGTCTTCCCCTTTTTCGAGCGGATTCATGTTATTACGCCAATGGCGGGAATAACAAGAGTTGTTTGTCAGTTCGGAATTGCGGTGCGGACCTGGATTGTGCCGTCCGTTGAACTCGGCCTTTTGAGCCGGGTCGAGATCCGATGCGGGCGGGATGATGTGGTGTTTACTCCGTCTGACGTCAGCACCCATCGGACAGATTTGGGGGTTTGAGGAACGGAGGATTTCTGGTTCATCGAAGTCATCAAAGAGCGATGATCAGCCCCACCTGAGTGGTCCAATTTGATTGTTAGTTCATGTCGACAAATGGCGCACGCAGAGCCGGATTGACGCTATGTCGATGAACCCGAGGTAGCTTTCGGCAGTTTTGTCGTAGCGGGTGGCGACACGGCGGGCGTTTTTGAGCTTGTTGAAGCAGCGCTCGACCATGTTGCGGAGGCGGTAAAGCCCATGATCCACACCGACGCGCATCTTTCGGGCTTTGCGCATCGGTATTTGGGTCAAAATATCCCGCTCACTCATACTTTTTCGAATGCGATCAGCGTCATAGCCCCGATCTGCCAACAGCACACGCGGTTCGGGCAAGTTGTCATCCATCACCAGATCAAACCCCAGATAATCGGATGTTTGCCCAGGCGTGATGTTTGTTCTCATTGGCGGCCCGTGCGCGCTGACGCGGAGGTGGATCTTGGTCGTAAACCCACCTCTTGAACGGCCAAAACCCTGTCGCGGAGTCCCCCTTTTGCGCCGGCGGCCTGATGATGCGCGCGGATCACTGTGCTGTCGATCATTGGCAGAGCGTCTGGCACCGCCCCGCTTTGGTTCGACGCTTCAAGAATGTCTTCCCACAGACCCGCCAATGTCCAACGCCGAAACTGCCTGTAAACGCTTGGCTATTTGCCGAACTCTTCTGGCAGGTCGCGCCAAGGTGAACCGGTTCGCGCGATCCGGAAAATACCGTCCAGAACAAGGCGGTGATTGTTTGGCTTGCGGCCATTCAGGGCGCGGAACGCAAGAATGAAGTGTTGAAATAGCGACCATTCATCGTCGCTCATAAGGTGTCGAGGCAAGCTGGTCTCCATAGCAGATACCAGCTTGAATCACGGTAAGGCGTCCGGGTGAATCCCTTTTGTCAACATGACCTAAGACCGGGAGATGTGTCGTTCGAAATAGTTACTCCGACGATGTTCGCTCCATCGCCGCGAAAATTTGCACCTCCAAATGGACTTTTATTTCCCATTGCCACTATCTCTAGAAAAAATGCTCAAAATAAATGCTATGCCTCGTATTAGGAATAGCAATCCAAATGATAGACTTGCTAAGGAAAAGGCGGTGATGGATGGGATGCTGGGATTAGGCTTGTGTATGTCGCCAAGGATAAACAAAAAAGCCACAGATGCGAGGAAAACATACAGCAAAGTATTCGTCGCGCTATGATACATCTGATTTCCTTATTGTATTGAAGGGCGGGATATTCTGCAACCGACATTCCGCAAGTGGCATGCTGTCTGACGTTAAGATCGCCTGTATCCAACCGCTGGACAAGCATTCTCCGCCGCAACCGGCGTCTTCGGTCGCGCAAGCTGCGGGAACAGGGCGGATCAGACGGCGAGCCCACCGTGTTCTGGTCCAGCAGCGATGGTTTTCAGCGCAGCGGACAGACCTGTCCTGCCGCTTTTGTTCAGTTTGGGCGTGTATCGCAGTCATGCGCATGACGGAGGCGCTCGAAGGCGACGGATGGCGCGCACCATAGGGCTGGTGACGGCCACCTCGGCCAATTGGAAGGTGATGGCGCGGGCGTGGCGGACGACGCGGGCTCGCTGGAATATCCCCCTGAAAGTTGTCCACCAGCTGGGATAGATTGTCCCACAAGATTGGAGGATCAGCGATGGCTGGAAAGCGTGAGAATCCCGAAGAGATCGTATCGAAGCTTCGGCAGGTTGAAGTTCTGCAGGGACAAGGCGCAACGATTGCCGAGGCGGTGCGCCAGGTCGGCGTGACGCAACAGACGTTCTATCGATGGCGCAAGCTGTATGGCGGGACGCAGCGGTCTCAGCTCACCCGACTGATGGAGCTTGAGAAGGAGAACCAGCGGCTTCGGCGGGCGGTGTCTGAGCGTACGCTGGGCAAGCTCATCCTGACCTAGGCGGCAAAGGATGAAGGCCGTAAAGGAAATCACCCAGTGAATGATTTTCAGGCCTGAACGCGCAGCCCTTCTGAGCCCGTCGCGTCGTCGCAAGTGCATCGACCATGTGCGGCGGGAGCTTGGCTTCTCCGAGCGTCGTGCCGGCCGCACACTCGGGCAGCATCGGTCCACGCAGCGCAAGGTGCCGCAGGGCCGGGCCGACGAGCAGCGTCTGACCGACGACATCATCGATGTTGGCCGATCAGTACGGGCGCTATGGCTATCGCATGGTGTCCGGCCTGCTGAATAACGCGGGCTGGCATGTGATACCGCTGCCCGGCAGGCGATTTGCGTAGCAAATCTGCCGAGAGGGGGTAAGCGGGTCGAGCGCACCTGACGACGCGAAGGGCTGAAGGTTCCGCGAAAACAAAAGAAGAAAGGCCGGCTTTGGCTGAACCCTCTCGGGACATTGCTGCGCAATGCCCTGCCGGGCAGTGGACGGATCCTGCGTACGGCTCCGGCCGGAACGACCCAACCATGTCTGGACCTACGACTTCGTTCAGGATCGCACCGCCGACGGACGGATCTACCGAACGCTGAACATAATCGACGAATACACCAACGAGGCCCCCCTCTCGGCAGATTTGGTAAGGCCAAATCGCCTGCCGGGCAACGTATGATCCGCGTCGATCGCAAGCTCTACTGAACGGACGTGCTGGATGCGCTGACGGAGCTGTTCATCCTGCATGGCCCACCGGAATACATAAGATCCGACAATCATTGCCCGGCAGGCGATTTGGTGAAACCAAATCTGCCGAGAGGGGGCCCCGAGTTTATTGCCCAAAAAGTACGGGACTGGATCGCCGCCCTCGGCGCGAAGACCGCCTATATCGAACCCGGATCACCATGGGAAAACGGATATTGTGAAAGCTTCAACGCCCAGTTCAGGGACGAGCTGTTGAACGGCGAAATCTTCTACAGCCAACGGGAAGCGCAAATCCTGATCAAGCAGTGGCGTATCCATTTTAACACCGTCAGGCCGCATAG
The window above is part of the Ruegeria pomeroyi DSS-3 genome. Proteins encoded here:
- a CDS encoding calcium-binding protein, with the protein product MSGTVNYTYSLAGARFANPVSEEHFGSGFENRGAQTVDPSDDVAQLVERLDLQYLRFPGGSHMEKFFDLANPDERRPIALFGDNAGQPAINDFVSLSEFFAYADANNISPIVAIPTWRYFDQNTRSIDPAAEAVIKGFIRDVLTGEYGNIDIHAFEIGNEWFDDDFNWTPAEFAHVQKSIAVWVAEVRADVQPINRPDIYIQSSQLGSQDSDRNGIKDNVEFLSVFTQAQLAQIDGIVDHFYQPVRSATIFDFPDSLVASTRIGRLREDGWNVTGTNALKIVTTEWNVRADEGKGEITGLERAPMFVRLFSDMISAGVDVASVFTTQALGDSDGTIAQKDEDTFTPTGLLFRMMKNALVGTELVDADGNGNFTTNDVLFQNTAGHNVGYTFTYTSDDKVVVYFSSGVGSTTTINADFGQLLNSGYHLHGTVLKVTANGDPLAKDADGMLEARTRRDLEGATVDGLLDFDLGGYETIQLEFTKNGGVSLAGDDQTATSDEIIGTGFNDHLEGFDSNDTLIGDGGNDTLEGGTDDDSITGGAGSDVIFTGGAASNGYGRDTASGGDGDDQLIGSNGDDWLYGDAGNDTLNGGEDYSTADVDYLYGGDGNDLLISGQGTTRADHQHRGDQLFGEAGDDTLQGGQADDHLEGGVGDDSITGGAGNDVINTGTIGSQTVGDDTASGGDGDDEITGSNASDRLYGDAGNDTLNGGDDWITADVDYLYGGDGNDLLISGQGTTRADHQHRGDQLFGEAGDDTLQGGQADDHLEGGVGDDSITGGAGNDVINTGTIGSQTVGDDTASGGDGDDEITGSNASDRLYGDAGNDTLNGGDDWITADVDYLYGGDGNDLLISGQGTTRADHQHRGDQLFGEAGDDTLQGGQADDHLEGGAGNDSITGGAGNDVINTGTFDSRTAGHDTAAGGDGDDEITGSNASDWLYGDAGNDTLNGGDDWITADVDYLYGGDGNDLLISGQGETQADHQHRGDQLFGGAGNDTLTGGKANDYLEGGTGADSFVFLSDFGQDTIADFSTSQSGETIDLSGVSQITSFSDLATNHLTQSGSDAVINDGAGNTITLTGINMADLTADDFLF